The Glycine max cultivar Williams 82 chromosome 17, Glycine_max_v4.0, whole genome shotgun sequence genome contains the following window.
TCTTATTGATTAAGATCTTGCACTTAAAGAAGCTATTTCTATGGAATTGCCAAATACAAAATGCATTTTGCATATGACATATTGTGGCAAAGTTATCAACTTGGTTTTTTTCCCTTAGGTTCACGATACAATGATTTCAAATCTGAGTTTTATTGGTTATACCATTTAGAATGTGCAGATGATTTTGAGCAACAAtggatgtagaagcaaagcttcatgatgaatcaagattgattcagagatgttttgatgataacaaagatgatgacaaaggtgatgacaaaaagctcaaaggtcaatcaaagaatgagttcaagatgttcaagatagaatcaagaacaacacttcaagattcaagaggaaaggtgaagaacacttcaagattcaagaggaaagttgatttcaagaatcaagaatcaagattcaaggttcaagcttccaagaatcaagatcaagattcaagactcaagattcaagaatcaagagaagacttaatcaagataagtatgaaaaggatttttcaaaaactgagtagcacatggatttttcacaaaacatgtttaccaaagagtttttactctctggtaatcgattaccagattgttgtaatcgattaccagtagcaaaatgtttttgaaaaagttttcaaatgaatttacaacgttccaattgatttcaaaaagctgtaatcgattacaatgttttggtaatcgattaccagtgcctttgaacgttgaaattcaaattcaaatgtgacgagtcacatcctttcacataaaagctttgtgtaatcgattacactgatttggtaatcgattaccagggattgtttctaaataaatcaaaagatgtaactcttcaaatggtttttgactttttcaaattagtttttaagtttttctaaaagtcattactcttctaatggttgtcttgaccagacatgaagagtctataaaagcaaggctttattttgcatttcaagTATCTTGAAAAACCTTTACAATACAATCCTTTTaaatctttgaatctctttgaacttcttcttcttctttgtggcaaaagctttccaaagttttctggttttctaaaccttgaaaacttgtgttattcattcttttcatctcatctccctttgccaaaaagaatttgccaaggactaatcgcctgaattctttttgtgtctctcttctcccttttccaaaagaacaaaagactaaccacctgaattcttttgtgtctcccttctcccttgtcaaagaattcaaaatgacacagtctgagaattcttttgattcttccctttcccttatacaaaagttttcaaaggactaactgcctaagaattcttttgtatccccattcacaaagtatcaaaggtttaaccgcctgagatctttgtcttaacacattggaggatacatcctttgtggtacaagtagagggtacatctacttgggttgttgactgagaacaagagagggtacgtctcttgtggatcagttctagtggagggtacaaccactaggttcaaagagaacaagggagggtacatcccttgtggatctttacttgtaaaaggatttttacaaggttgaaagaaatctcaaggaccgcaggtcacttggggactggatgtaggcacgggttgttgccgagccaatataaaaactcttgtgtgtttgtctccttcttccctactcttttactttccgctgtgcattttaattttcgcttttacttttggttaagtttctcttctactccttattctcttaacaacatagtaaaagccttagaagagtaattttttaattagcaaaggtttaggaataattaattcaacccccccttcttaattatttgagtccacttgatccaacaatggAAGTTGATGGTTGCACAATTTGATCTAAGTATGGATAGACATGTTGACTTACTTTATTTTCATCGTTAATCTTGGGCTTTAGCCTATTTGAGAGACTTTTTTCTCGCTGAGATGACGACATCTAGAGGCTCAGAATctataaattcatatataaaaagattcTTAGATGTTAAAACAAGTTTGgtagattttgaaaatcaagTATGAACTACCTCATATGTGTTGTTTTGGACATTTTATTCCTTGAATTATTGGACCagcggcctcaataacttaagagggataggctcaaaatgcagaagaagcagcactcaatttaataatgttctttaaacatgaaagacaaaattgattgcaacaaaataaatgagataagggaagagagaatgcaaacacagattttatattggttcagcaaagtccgtgcctacatccagtactcaagcaacctacttgagattttccactccctttgtaaaaatccgtttacaaagtctgaaccacacagggacaacccatcccttgtgtttaggaatccttacaacttaagagaccctcagtcccttaaataatctctttgaatgagaagaaagaaagaagaattctctcttaaagagaaggatattacaattgaagtccatggagaaactcttaatggatttgcaagtgtttgcccaagagtttcttttgagagagcatttggcaatgaatttctcttggaatatctctcatttccttttgagaggataagacattttgaacaagcaaaactctctcttcaaaattcgtgcccaagtcacctatttataggactttgatggctattcacaaatccaatcaaaagatgtgattgttggcagattttctgaaaactctccactggtaattgattacaatgtttgtgtaatcgattacacagttataatttgaagggtcatgaattttgaatttgaattttaggagtttcgttgctggtaatcgattatagacatatggtaatcaattacatgttcaaaattcaaattcaaaacctttttcgacaactctttttcattcttcccttctggtaatcgattacacttcctggtaatcgattaccagagccttgcatgactttgaaacccttttgttttgaggcaaggcttgatctttagtgaatcttgaaacaaggctttgtttgttgaagcattcttgaattaaacttgaagcaaatgcttatcctttgaagcggccttgtttgattcttctttgacatcatcaaaattcatgtattcatacattcacatgaATCAGTTAGCTTATAAGTTTAGTATAATTAATTTGCTTTTGTGTAGGTTGGTGTTGTCGTCAATATTAGAAATCAAGCTGGAGAAGAGCCAATAATGCAACAAAAATACCATAATCCTTcaattagaataggttttcccaTTGAGGAACATGCTGTAACTATACTTACATCTTATGCCTTTGAGTTGCTCCAAGATGAGATTGAACTATCTACATAATATGCAGCAGCTAAAATTGGTAATGACTCTTACCTAGTGCAACATCATACCAAACTTGATGGAGGTCGCTTCATATGTTTGATAGAAAAAGAATCAATAAAATGTTCTTGTAAAGGATTAGAATTCTCTAAGAATATTATGTAGACATGCTATTAGAGTGTTATTGAAGAATGATTATTTTCATCTCCCaacaaaatattttcctttttgatgGAGACGAGAAAGTTCATTAATCCCAAAATCCGGTCACTTGATTAATTGGAATGATAATTCCTATGTTGAGATTTGATCTTTAGTTCAATGTCTTGATGTTGAGTGTTTAaagatagaacatcaagttAAAGTTGATACTAAGGAATTAGAGAGAGTTATTGAGTTGGTAAAAGGCACGGCTGAAGTTCAAGAACATTCAATTGTGTTGGAACACAATGTTTCAAATAACAATGAGTATGATGTTGAAAATCCAATGGTATCTAAAGTGAAAGGTTGACCAAGAGGATCAATGCCAAAAGGAGGAGTTGAAGTTGCAAAAAAGCCTTGTCGTTGTCATTTTCCTAATTACGATGGGACCAATCATATTTCGTGAAATtgtccaaataaaaagaaaaatgttgaaGTTTTGGATTATCAATCTCCTAATAAGTAAGTTATAAGCATTATTTAACTTGTTTAGTTGATGCTTGGACGTATGGGTGCTAATCTTTATATGtagcatattttttatttttatatttttgtgtaatTTAATTGGATGGCAAAGGGTTGGTGAAATTTGTCTTAAGAgtcaaaataattgttattgaatgttccattttaattatattagcaAAGTACATAGTGTTTGACTTGCTTATGGTTGGTGGTAGGCATTACTACCTTTGTTGGagtgtttatttttatctttaaattgtaAGCATGGTCGTTTTAACTCGTTGATTCATATCCTTAAGTAGGATTATTCAAAATGGAGGTGTGAAGAGTTTTGCTTTGAGATAATGGTGTTTTGAATACATGACTCTCCTATCACAGGAAGACTTcagtagtaattttttatttttttaacctatTATTAGAATTTTGTTGCTATTGAAATGTCATCATGACTATACAAATGTACTTCAATTTAGGAAGAAAACGAATTTGAAGCAGTGCCcatcatgtttatttttcatttttctcgtattagttttaattaaccttgataaaaattaattgctaaatatgataaaatgtaAGTAATAATTAGTAGCTATGAGTAAATAGGAGGATATTATGCAGTTTACgaattaaaatgtttaactTTGTTTTCGGAACTAAACATTATTCAAGACATGTCTTAAATGACCGAACTTGAATGAATCCAAAGTAGATAACGAAAATGACTCATAAttctacaatttttttcattatatgtGCTAAAGAAAGAAGTTAATTCATCTTGGCTCGTACCATCCCAATTCAGCTACAAGGAATAGGAATGATAACAAAACAAAGCACAATTCCACTCATCAGAATAGCCTAAGGCACCACATTCCAAAGGATATAAATATGCTTAACGTAACGGGTGCAGTACCACTGAACAAAGCACAACACCTATCCACAAGAAATATGTTGATATGGAAATATAAAGGTTAATGTAGGCATAACATAGACATAGAATTCCAATCATAGAATGAGCAAGAAAAATTGTTGCTTTTTCCCTTTAAGCCAATTCTAAGATCTTAAAGTAACAAAGACAACAAATATAACCAACAGCTCAAAACTCATGTATAGgataacaatcaattttatttatcaacaaaatataaaaattcactAAGAGCTTTAATTGAGCATAAGGATTTCTCTAATTCAAGATAGGAAATTGTTCAACCTATACATACCTATAAGGCTACAATAAATGGATTTACCCCCATTTCCTCTTTCAGTACTCCATAATCTAGGTCAACACATCGAAACATCTCTATATTCCCCTAAGCTCCTCCCACCATCTCTCCAACCACTATTTGCAATAATGATTTCTGATAGCGGCGTATAAGTTTTTCTCCATTCTTTCTTCACCACTTCAAACCTCTCATCCCTCCTCTCCAATGCCACCCAAACTTATTCCAACGCATTCTCCACCAAAGAAGTTGCGATGGGGAGTGCcgactgttggatcaagtggcctcaaaataattaagaaaggagggttgaattaattatgaatgtgtcttgactaattaaaaatttatccttcttaatgttactagatttcattaggctttactactaagttatgacaaagtaaagaatagagtgtagggaagaaaaagacaaacacaagatttatactggttcggcaacaacccgtgcctacatccagtccccaagcaacttgagatttccaaaaaccttgtaaaatcctttacaagcaaagatccacaagggatgtaccctcccttgttctctttgaacaaccaagtggatgtatgctccacttgaactgatccacaagagatgtaccctctcttgttctcagtatcacaatccaagtagatgtacgctctacttgtaccataaaggatgtacactccaatgtgttaagacaaataattcttaggcggttagtcccttgaatctttgtaaggggaaacaaaagaattctcatgcggttagtcctttgaatcttttgtcaagagggggaagggagaatcaaaagaattctcaggcggttagtccattgaatcttttggcaagagggagaagggatgaaaagatagcacacttttgttttctacagaatttccacttgcagaaaaacaaaattttgaaaataaagtttagaaagttttttggcaaagagaaagcaatggacaatggttagagaaagattgtaaaaaagaattgtttggaagaatatcatatatatgttttttttaatgtgtgccaaagtcatgtttttatagactcttcatgtctggtcaaagaaaccattggaaaagttgtgactttagagaaaaccatgttaagagttataactcttaactttttcttcaaaactgttcattggtaatcgattaccacaaaggtgtaatcgattgaacaattcattttatgaaaagttgtgactcttcacaattggatttgaattccaacgttcagattcacttgtaatcgattactaatatagtgtaatcgattacactatttgaaaatcattttggaacattgtaaatcatttgaaaacattttgaaaaccaaactggtcactggtaatcaattactgtcaactggtaatcgattaccaaagagtaatcactctggtaacttagaaaatttgagaaaattcttttgtaaaacaaaactgtgctattcggtttttgaaaaaatattttaatacttatcctatatgaagtcttgacttgttgcttcttaatttcttctcttgaatcttgaatcttggattggattcttgatgcttgatcttgaagtcttgaatcaattacttgagcttttggcatcatcaaaattgcttggttcatcatcatgaagcttgcttctacaccgACAATAGAAGTAGTGTTTGCGCCAGAAGCCTCCCCAAAACGCGGTTCGTCCTCTGTTGTAGTAGGGTCTTCTGCACAACTCCATCATACCTTGCCTCTTGAAAATCTCCTCCAATGGCAGCGAAACACATTGCTGGAGGGTAGGTGTGTGTGGGGTTGATGGTGTAAAAATATTGTCCCTGATGTGGTGATAAGATTGTGTCCATGATGTAGCATGAAAAGGGGTTGGGGAGGAAGCAAAAGGACTTTCAAATACAAACTCAAAGATGGAGAagagaaaatgtatttttttaattaaatatctgACATGACTATAATGTccaaaaaatttgactaaaataaaagagattatGAACATATTTATCCTAAAATATTGGTGTATGGTGCTAAGATACTCTAAGATGTATGTTAGTAAACCCATACATATGTATAAAGTATGTTCGACCAagtgttaatattttaaatgtcacatgttagcatttcattttttctgttTCATGTCGTGTCATCATTTCatatgcttttaattttttttaactttcttttatctttctcttacttcttttttagttttattggcttttttttttcttttctctttcttttgtcttcttacattttattttattttcttgtttttacgtcatttttaaagtttttttcttttatgctttttaagaccaaattaattttattaaaatgtaaagatcattttgaggaaaataaataagataaaaagactaaaatgatcatttatccataaatatatttaaaaaatggagatttaaatttctactaaatattttatatagtgTCTATATGTTCACACTTTAAAGACTAATTCTTAAGTTATTCACAATGGTCATCTAAGAGATATTTTTAGCATTTAAAGTCACATTTCACTTTCATTGTAATTGGGgtagataatataaataaaataataaagatataatattttattaaaaatttgcattttaagaaatattttaaatttaaacacattttatgaaaaacattacttttttctttttcctctcccattttttaatttatttttatttacatacaaatttttattataattaatattttcttttatttgtattatatcATTGATTTAcggttttttttatctattatctaTTACATCTTTTATTAATAGGGATGATAAAAGAATTCATACCCACAAATAAAGTTTACAATGAATAGTAAACAAGTATCTGGAATATGtatgtaaaaataaagaatacatatattttcactaaacaagagccaatattataatattgacACGTGTCCGATTTCATTATCATTCCTAATTACATATTAAAGTTCTTTCCCTACCCACGAGTAATGGAATCAAAATAAcatgattaatatttaatcaaataCAAATTGTTCtgatcatatataattatttaaaattattatattaaattatgattGTGCATtgtattgataaatttaatatgtagaaattatatatatatatatatatatatatatatatatatatatatatattatcaacttATTAATATGTATATACGTGAAAATCAATGCAACGGGTACCATGATTGTTTTGTAATAAATTTAAGTTGTTTAGAAAAAATCAAACTTTGGAATTTTGTGTTTCTAAGCTAAAACTAGTTGTATCTAAACTAAGACTCTCGTGGTGTTAATAGTGTGCAGGAACCAATTACCCAAATTGGTCGGATCAATTACAAGTCAGTTGCAATTTTGTTATTACcattattacttaatttttattattttataaattttatcatttaaagttttattttttaaattttatcattaaacttaataaaaaattaacttttcagTTAAGTTTCAACAATAacaatttcaattataaaaaatcacttttgcATGTCGACTAAAACTAtcatcaatgtaaaaaaattaaaaaaaaattatatttttacattattttattattaagaaaatgataaatgtataaaaattgaaatttaaatgataaaaaatttataaaatgttataagttaaatgataaaattcctaaaatagAGACCTGAGTGGTATAATTTCAATTTGTGAAATTAtgaaaatcaaaagataaaatacacaaaaataaaatttaaatgaaaaaaaatcgtAAAACAATAAAGTTCggtgataaaattaaaacaaaattgaaaaagtgtCGAGAGGATGTTCCCACTTCACATTCCTAACGAACGGCAATGGCAGCCTCATCCTCCTTCTCCACCCTCTTCTCCTTCCTCCTCCCTCCAAAGCCACACCCTCCTCCCATCACTCGCTTCCCACTCCAGAAGCTACGCGCCCAGCAGCAGGACGGCCAGGGCCACCACCACCACTCGTTGGCGGAGGTGTCCGCCGTGGCAAACCCGTCCCACGCGCACGCGAAGACGCTGTTCTTCCGGTCGGCGTACAACGTgcaggtggtggtggaagagaaCGAGCCGGAGGAGAGGCTGCTCAACCGCTTCCGGAGAGAGGTCATGAGAGCCGGAGTCATTCAGGAGTGCAAGAGGAGACGGTTCTTCGAGAACAAGCAGGAGGAGAAGAAGCGCAAGACCCGCGAAGCTGCCAAGCGTAAAAGCAGAAGCAGGTTCGTTCCGCACACTCTCTttgctctttttatttttttttcttctttttttaatggcATCTAAATTTTCGAGTAAATTGTCATTTTAATACTGAGAAGTATGAAACTGTATAATAGTGTTGGTAATTGTTATAATATTAATCTTTCAAATTAAGGAAATTCCAAATAAGTCTGCAATCCGTCAGTCAATTCGACGTATTGGGCTTGAATTTGATAAGTAAGGTTTGGAGTTTGAGACGAAGTAAATAAACTCAGGAGGAGAAACCATAATAGTCAATCAGATTTTTCAGCAGAAATTAGTTATTACTCATTAGCAAAGCCCATGAATAACTATGAAATAAGCTCTCTAACACAAACACTAGACACTACACGAACACTTTGACACGActaatttctaaaatataagaCACGTGACATGAGGACATCACATACAAACACAATCATAAAGATTCTAATGAAATATAAGtaacatgaaacaaaatatctaaattgatggtatattcatctttttaaaccaatcttttattttttttcctagtgTATTAGTTGTGTAAAGGTGATGACATAAGTtcaagccaacaaaacaagttttaAATTGGACTCCAAATAAGAAGTGTCAAACAAATGTCAAGTGTGCCGATGTAGGAAACATGTCTGACATAGCGGCATTTCGAACATGAGAGGTGCCCGTGCTCCTTACATGAATTAAGTAGGATTTAGCTCAGTAAGTTAAATGGTTTCAGGGAAACATCACTAATCATTCTTATTATGTTTCCTAGAGTTGAAAAACAAGATTATTTAAGTAAGGCTGGGGCATAGTTTTGGTCTAGAATCCGATTCAGTGCAGTCATTTTTGCATGCAATCATGCATTCAACACATTTGTAATTGTTGGATGAAGATCAGGCTCaga
Protein-coding sequences here:
- the LOC100812464 gene encoding 30S ribosomal protein S21, chloroplastic produces the protein MAASSSFSTLFSFLLPPKPHPPPITRFPLQKLRAQQQDGQGHHHHSLAEVSAVANPSHAHAKTLFFRSAYNVQVVVEENEPEERLLNRFRREVMRAGVIQECKRRRFFENKQEEKKRKTREAAKRKSRSRRFQSKFQPQNKPDVAATKKEEDDDNWDLPEVDAPYISTA